Within Microbacterium oryzae, the genomic segment GCGCGCGCGTCACGAGCCACTCGTGGGTGTCGTCCGACCCCTGCTCGAGCACCTCGGGGACGCGCACCCAGGCAGCGGCCCAGGCGAGGCGCTCGGACTCCGCCGCCATCGACGTCTCGAGATCGAGCGGGCCCCACTTGATGTAGCGCCCGTCGTCCGTGCGGAACGTGAGGCCGCCGAGGCCGTTCCGCCATGCCGGGGTCAGCCGGGCAGCGCCCGCGAGCTCGCGGACGCGCGCGGGCACCGGGACGTCGTCCGCGGGGATGCTCATGCTCCCATCCTGCCCGCCGGCACCAGCACCTTCGCAGGGCCGCCCCGTACCCTGGAGGGCATGAGCGAGCGCCCCGACATCACGACGACACGCCCGAAGAACACCGGCGTGCGCCAGGTGCGCCCGCGCACCGAGGGATGGCAGCAGCAGAAGGACGACACCGGACGCCCGCTGCTGCAGTTCGCGAGCCCGAAGCGCGGCAAGCCGCCCGTGCACCTCGCCGACCTCACTCCCGAGGAGCGCGTGGCGAAGGTGAAGGAGCTGGGGCTCCCCGGCTTCCGCGCCAAGCAGCTCGCCAAGCACTACTTCACGCACCACACGAGCGACCCCGCCGACATGACGGACCTCCCCGCGGAGAGCCGCGAGGAGCTGGTCGCCGGCATGCTCCCGCCGCTCCTCACCGAGGTGCGTCGCCTGCAGACCGACGGCGGCGACACGATCAAGTTCCTGTGGCGTCTGCACGACGGCGCGCTCGTGGAGTCGGTGCTCATGCGCTACCCCGGCCGCATCACGCTCTGCGTCTCGTCGCAGGCCGGCTGCGGCATGAACTGCCCCTTCTGCGCCACCGGCCAGGCGGGCCTCACGCGCAACATGTCGGCGGCGGAGATCGTCGACCAGATCGTGCGCGCCAACCAGGTCATCGCCTCGGGCGAGCTCGGCGGCAAGAAGTCCGACGACCACAGCGCCGAGCGCGTCTCCAACATCGTCTTCATGGGCATGGGCGAGCCGCTGGCCAACTACAGCCGCGTCATGCAGGCCGTCCGCGTCATGGTCGACAAGAAGGACGGCCTCGGCATGAGCGCGCGCGGGATCACGGTGTCGACCGTCGGCCTCGTCCCGGCCATCCGCAAGCTCGCGGCCGAGGAGATCCCCGTCACGTTCGCGCTGTCCCTCCACGCGCCCGACGACGAGCTGCGCGACGAGCTCATCCCGGTGAACTCGCGCTGGAAGGTCGACGAGGCCCTCGACGCCGCCCGCGCATACTTCGACGCGACCGGCCGCCGCGTCTCGATCGAGTACGCGCTCATCCGCGATATGAACGACCACCCGTGGCGCGCGGACCTCCTCGCCGACAAGCTCAACGCGCGCGGCCGCGGCTGGGTGCACGTGAACCCGATCCCGCTGAACCCGACCCCGGGCTCCGTGTGGGACGCGTCGGAGCGCTCGGCGCAGCTGGAGTTCGTCCGCCGCCTCAACGACGCGGGCATCCCGACGACCATCCGCGACACCCGCGGCAAGGAGATCGACGGCGCCTGCGGGCAGCTCGTCGCCACCGAGGACGACGAGGCCGAGGCCGCCGCCACGAGCTGACGCGGGCCGGATGGCCCGGCCGGCTGCCGTGCCTGCCGGTTCAGCAAGCGTTTCCTCGCGACGGGCCGCGGTGTCACCGGCGGCCGCTAGCGTAGGGGGATGGTCAACTATCGCTATCTCGGCAACAGCGGTTTCAAGGTCTCGGAGATCACCTACGGCAACTGGGTGACGCACGCCTCGCAGGTCGAGAACGACGCGGCGATCGCGACGGTGCACGCGGCACTGGACGCGGGCATCACGACGTTCGACACTGCCGACACGTACGCCAACACCGCCGCCGAGGAGGTGCTCGCCGAGGCGCTGAAGGGCCAGCGCCGCGAGAGCCTCGAGATCTTCACGAAGGTCTACTTCCCGATCGGTCCGAAGGGCCCCAACGACACCGGCCTCAGCCGCAAGCACATCTTCGACGGCATCCACGGGTCGCTGCGTCGCCTGAACGTCGACTACGTCGACCTCTACCAGGCGCACCGCTACGACTACGAGACGCCCCTCGAGGAGACGATGCAGGCGTTCGCCGACGTCGTGCGCCAGGGCAAGGCGCTCTACATCGGCGTCTCGGAGTGGACCGCGGAGCAGCTGCGCGAGGGTCACGCTCTCGCCAAGCAGCTCGGCGTCCAGCTCGTCTCGAACCAGCCGCAGTACTCCATGCTGCACCGCGTCATCGAGGGCAAGGTCGTGCCGGCGTCCGAGGAGCTCGGCATCTCGCAGATCGTCTGGTCGCCCATGGCGCAGGGCGTGCTGAGCGGCAAGTACCTGCCCGGGCAGCCCGTGCCCCAGGGCAGCCGCGCGACGGACGAGAAGAGCGGCGCGGAGTTCATCCAGCGCTTCCTCACCGACGACGTCCTCACCGCCGTGCAGAACCTCAAGCCCATCGCCGCCGACCTCGGCCTGTCGATGCCGCAGCTCGCGATCGCGTGGGTGCTGCAGAACAAGAACGTGGCCGCCGCGCTCGTGGGCGCCTCGCGCCCGGAGCAGCTCGCCGACACCGTGAAGGCGTCGGGCGTCGTGCTCGAGGCCGACGTCCTCGCCGCGATCGACCGCGCCCTCGCGGGCGTCGTGAACGACGACGCCGAGGACACGTACGGGGTCTCGCCGAAGTCGCGCCTGGTCTGAGCGCCTCGTGACGGATGGCCCGCGACCGACGGTCGCGGGCCATCCGTCTGCGTTGTGTTTCACCCGGTTTCCGGAAGGGGCGACCCGGTTGGCATGATCGTCTGGTGACGTCCCCTCGCCCCCGCACGCCGTGGCCGCGTGCGCTCGCCCTCCTGCTGGGCGCGGCCGGGCTCCTCATCCTCGCGTTCGTCGGCGTCTGCGCCGTCCGCTGGCTGGCGAGCTTCGGCGTCGTCGCCGACCTCGTCCGCGCGTACCCCGGCGCATCGACGCTTCCCGACTTCGTGACCACGGGCATCCCCGCGTTCGTGTCGTGGACGCATTTCCTCAACGCGTTCTTCCTCGTCCTCGTCGTCCGCTCCGCGCTGCGCGTGCGGAATGAGAAGGTCGCCGGCGGGCTGTGGTCGTCGAAGCGCGTGAAGAAGCGCCGGATGAGCCTGGCGCTCTGGGCCCACATCGCGGTCGATGTGCTGTGGCTCGTGAACGGGCTCGTCTTCGTCGTGCTGCTGTTCGCGTCCGGGCACTGGGCGCGCATCGTGCCGACGAGCTGGGACGTCATCCCGAACGCGCTGTCGGCGCTCGTGCAGTACGCCTCCTTCGACTGGCCGACGCACGACGGGTGGACGAACTACAACGCGCTGCAGCAGCTGAGCTACTTCGCGATCGTGTTCCTCGCGGCTCCCATCGCGGCCATCACGGGGTTCCGGCTCAGCGCGTTCTGGCCGCGGCAGAGCGAGCGGCTGAGCCGTGCGTTCCCCGAGCGCATCGCCAAGGCGCTGCACTGGCCGACGATGCTGTTCTTCGTGGCCTTCGTCATCGTGCACGTCGGCCTCGTGCTCACGACCGGCGCGCGCCGCAACCTCAACACGATCTATGCGGGCGACCACAGCGACGGATGGCTCGGGTTCGGCCTCTTCGCGCTGTCGGTCGTCGTGCTCGTGGCGGCGTGGTTCGCGATCCGCAACGACCGCTGGATCGCGGCCGTCGCGCGCCGCTTCGGCGACGTGCGCCTGCGCAAGTAGTGCGCGGAGCGGCGGCCGCGGCCCGGGGGCGCGCCGGACGGGCCCCCGCGGGACGGGCCCCCGCGGGACTAGCGCCCGGTGCGCTAGGACTAGCGCTCGGAGCACTAGCCCTAGCGTTGGGCGTCGAGGCTAGTGCTCCGAGCGCTGGTCTCGACGACGAACGCTAGTCTCGCGGTCCGCAGAGCCCCAGTGCTCGCCCCCTACAGCCGCGCGAGCGTCTGCACGTCGTCGCCGAACTCCCGCGCGGTCGCCTCGGACACCGTCGCGCGCGTGGCACCCAGCGCAGCCAGGTAGTCCTCGGTGTGCAGCGACGCGTCGGCGGTGTCGCCGTCGCGAAGCGCGCGGGCGAGCGCCTCCTGCGATGCCCGACGTGCGGCGTACTCGATGTCGGCCGGCGTCAGCCCGTCGCTCGCCGCCACCAGCGCGTCGAAGTCGAGCCCCGCGACGACCTGCTCCGGCACGTACCGGTGCCAGATCGCGCAGCGCGCCTCGTCGTCGGGGAGCCCGATCGGGATGACGTAGTCGAAGCGCCCGTGCCGGAGGAACGCCGCGTCCAGCGCCCGCACGAAGTTCGTCGCGCAGATGAGCAGCCGCCCCTCCCGCTCGCGGAACTCCGCCACGAGCTTCAGCAGCTCGTTCGTCACGCCCTGCATCGGCGACGGCGGCTCGCCGCCTCGACGCGCGGCGATCTCCTCCACCTCGTCGATGAACACCACGGCGTGCTCGAGCTCACCGATCACCTCGAACGTCTGCCGCAGCGCGGCCGCGAGTCCACCGGGCTCACCCGACAGGCGCGACGGGAACAGCTCGACGAAGGGCCAGTCGAGCCGCGACGCGACAGCCTTCGCGAACGTCGTCTTGCCCGTGCCGGGTGGCCCGAACAGCATGACCGCGCGCGGCGGCACCACGCCGAAGCGGTCGGCGAGGTCCGGACGCGACAGCGGCACGACGAGCCGCTCCTCGAGGAGGTCCTTCTCCAGCTGCATGCCGCTGACGGCATCCCACAGATGCCGCGGGAGGATGCGTCCGCCGACGTCCTTGAGGAGGTCGAGCTCACGCCGCTGCACCGGCATCTGCCGCTCGAGATACCGCAGCTGGGTGCGCGGCTCGAAGCCGTTGGCGGTGAGCCCGTCGAGGGCCCCGGCCTTGTCGGCGACGAGGATCGACAGCTTCCCCAGGCCGATCGGGGCCATCCGCCGCTCGAGCGCGTCGAGGAGGCTGGCCTCCACACGGTCGTCGCGCTCGTGCGGAGCGACAGCGAAGAACACCACCCACCCCTGTGCGTGGGCGGCGCGGCCCACCGCCGCCCCGACGACGCGGTCGTCACGCACGGCGACGACGGCATGGTCGGCCTGGCAGGAGGCGATCACCTCCGACAGGGCGTAGACGGGCGAGGCGTCGTCCTGGGCGGACTCCTCCCACAGGCGGACGATGCCGTCGAGGTCGTCGTCGTGGAAGTCGCGGATGCGGGTACGGCTCATGATGCCTCCTGGCGGCAGCGGTCGCTCGGGGAAGAGCGGCGGAGAGGTGCCGGCAGGGGTCGTGCCGTTCGGTGCGGTCCCGGGTGCGGGAATCGTTCCGCACAGGATAGCGGATGCTACGCCGCGCGCTCGCCGCGCTCCCGCAGCGTCGATCGGATGGCCTGGGCGACGGCCCGACCGGCCCGGTTCGCGCCGACGGTCGAGGCGGATGGCCCGTACCCGACGAGGAAGAGGCGCGGCTCGTCGAGCGCGCGGCTGCGGGACGCGCGGATGCCGCCCTCCGCGGTGCGCAGACCGAGCGGGGCGAGGTGCCGGAGGGCGGGTCGGAAACCCGTCGCCCAGAGGATGGCGTCGGCCGCGATGAAGGTGCCGTCGGCCATCCGCACGCCCTCCTCCTCGATCGAGGCGAACATCGGGTGCCGCACGAGCACGCCGCGCTCGCGGGCGGCGATCGCCCACGGTGTCCAGTGCATGCCGGTGACGGAGATCACGCTCGCGGGCGGGAGGCCCCGGCGGATGCGCTCCTCGACGCCCGCGACGGCGGCGATGCGGGCGGGCTCGTCGAAGGCCTCGTCCGTCCACTGCGGCTCGCGGCGGGTCATCCACACCGTCTGGGCGACGTGCGAGATCTCCTCGAGCAGCTGCACAGCCGAGATGCCGGCGCCGACGACGATGACCCGCTTCCCGGCGAACTCGTCCGCGGAGACGTAGTCCGCGACGTGCAGCTGCTGACCACGGAATCGCTCCTGACCCGGATAGTGCGGGACGAACGGGCTCGTCCACGTGCCTGTCGCGTTGACGACGAACCGCGCGGACCAGCCGCCGGCGTCGGTCTCGACGAGGAGGCGGCCATCCGGGGCGTCATCCTCACGACGCACTGCGCGCACCCGGACGGGTCGTCGCACACGCAGGTCGAACATCCGCTCGTACTCGGCGAAGTAGGCGGGCAGGATGTCCCGGCTCGCGCTCTCGGGGTCGGCGGGCGGCACCGGATGGCCGGGGAGCTCGTGGATGCCGTTGACCGTGGCCATCCGGAGCGACGCCCAGCGGTGCTGCCACGCGCCGCCCGGTGCGGCATCCCCGTCGAGGACCACGAAGGTCTCGGCCCCGCCGGCGTCGACGGGCGCGAGCCCGATGCGGCGCAGGTGGTACGCCGCCGAGAGTCCGGCCTGCCCCGCTCCGATGACGATGACGTCGACGGGACGCGGAGTGCTCATGCCCGGTGCAACAGGTCGGGGGTGATGGGAATTCCGGAGAATCAGCTCAGCTCGCTCGCCCAGGGCAGATCCGCGCCGGAGCGCGAGACCGTGATCGAGGCAGCCGTCAGGGCGCGATCGAGGACCTGCTCGAGCGCTGTGCCGTCCGGCCCTTCGAGGAGGGACGGGTCTGCGGCGACGGCCGCCACGAGCACGGTCATGAACGTGTCTCCCGCCCCGATCGTGTCGGCGACCGCGACGGGCTTCGACGGCTGGAAGATGCGGTGATCGCGGGTGGCGATGACCGCGCCCCGGCTTCCGCGGGTGACAGCGGCGACGCGCGCACCCGCGTCGAGGACGGTGTCGAGGACCTCGTTCTCCGCTGCTCCGGGGAAGAGCCAGGCGGCGTCCTCATCGCTCATCTTCACCAGGTCCGAAACAGCGATGCGTCGGAGGATGAGCCGCCGTGCTCTGTCCTCGTCATCGATGAGGGAGACGCGGATGTTCGGATCGAAGGTGATCGCGCCTCCGGCCGCTCGGGCGTCGTCGAGCATCCGCCCGACGACGGCGGCGCCGGGTGCGAGCCAGGATCCGAGCGAGCCGGTGTGGACCACCGAGTATCCGTCGACCGGAAGCGGCGCGGGATCCCACTCGATCGCGAAGTCGTAGACCGCGTCGCCATCGGCGGAGATGTCGGCCGTCGCGGTCGATGTCGAGCGCGCGCCGACGCTTCCGGGGCTCAGCCGGGCGCCGGACGCCTCGATGTGCGCGCGAATGGTGCGGCCCGCCTCGTCGTCTCCGAGAGCGGTGTGCAGGACCGGCGCGAGTCCCAGGCGACCGAGACCCAGGGCCACGTTGGCCGGCGACCCACCCGGCGCCGTGCGGAGCACGCCGTTCTCACGCGCCATGTCGAGCAGCGCCTCTCCGATGATGAGCGTCTTCACGTCATGCTCCTTCCGGTGGGCGAGCCGAGTGGCTCGCTGGGTCAGGTCGAACACGTCGAGAATACGCGTTGACGCGGGTTAGTAAACCGAGTAAGTTAGCTGCAGCACCTCACGAGCAGACATAGGAGTCGACATGGCACGCAAGCGCCCCGCCACGATGGCGGACATCGCGCAGGTGGCCGGCGTCAGTCGCACCACCGTGTCCTTCGTGCTCAATGACCGCACCGATGTGATGATCCCCGCCGCGACCCGCGATCGCGTGCAGAAGGTCGCCGCCGGATTGGGATATCGACGCAATGCCGCGGCGCGAGCCCTGGCTACGCAGAGCAGTGGTCTGCTCGGCCTGGTGACTGAGATCGTCACCTCTCCCTTCGCCGCCGATGTCATCCGCGGTGCGCAGCAGCGCGCGTGGGAGCAGGAGCGCTTCCTGCTCATCGCCCCGAGCGAGGACGAGCACGCCATGGACGCCCTGGCGATCGAGAAGCTCCTGGAGCAGCGCGTGGAGGGAATCCTCCTCGCCGCCGCATGGCACCGCGCGATCAGCGTGCCCGACGCCGCGAAGGACGTCCCCTGCGTCCTCGTGAACTGCTACGACGAGAAGGGCGAGTTCCCCGCTGTCGTGCCCGACGAGGTCACAGGCGGTCGACGGGCAGCCGCCGCCCTCATCGACGCCGGACACGAGCGCATCGGACACATCACCCTCACCCCGGGCATCCCCGCGCAGATCGGGCGACTCGAAGGCTTCCGTGCCGAGCTGCAGGAATCGGGTCTCGGACTCGACGACGATCTCGTCTGCCTCGGCGACGCCACCGCGGAGAGCGGATACCTCGCCGGTCGGGAACTCCTCGAGCGCGCCGACCGGCCGACCGCGATCTTCTGCGGCAACGACCGGATCGCGATGGGCCTCTACGACGCGGCCAAGGATCTCGGACTCTCGATCCCCGGAGACCTCTCGGTCGTCGGTTTCGACGACCAGGAGATCCTCGCGGCGTACCTGCGCCCGAAGCTGACCACTGTCGCCCTTCCCTTCGCGGGGATGGGCGCAGCCGGGGTGAGCATGCTCACCTCGCTGACAGCGGGCAGACCGATTCAGGACGCGCGCGTCCTGATCGACTGCCCGCTGCGCACACGCTCGTCCGTTGGGCCGGTAATCCCGTGACGAGCGACCTCCCGCACCAATGAAGCAATCGGAAGGATCACTTCGATGATATCCACACGCATTCGAGGGCGACGCCTGGCCGGCGTCCTCGTGGCCGCGGCAGCGGCGACGACGCTGCTGCTGAGCGGCTGCACGGCGGGCGACGCGGGCGACGCGGGCGGCGACGCCGCCTCCGGCCCGCTGCTCACGATCCCGCGCGAGGACATGGGCACGTTCAGCCAGAACTTCAACCCGTTCTCGCCCAACGCCGCTCCCATGACGCAGCAGGCGATCTACGAGTCGATGATCATCTACAACCCCGCGGACGGCAGCACGACCCCCTGGCTCGCCGAGTCCTGGGAGGCGTCCGATGACGGGCTGAGCCTCACCTTCCACCTGCGCGACGGTGTGAAGTGGTCGGACGGGGAGCCGTTCAGCGCGAAGGACGTGGCGACGACGTTCGGCCTTCAGCAGAAGATCGTCGAGGGCAGCTTCCCGTACGTCTCGAAGGTCGAGGCGGCGGACGACGCGACCGTCGTCTTCACCTTCTCCGAGCCCTTCTCGCCGGGCCTGTTCGAGGTCGGGCAGCAGGTCATCGTGCCCGATCATATCTGGGCGGACCAGGAGAATCCCGACAAGTTCGAAAACGAGACCCCCGTCGGCACGGGCCCGTACACCGAGGTGTCGAAGTTCCAGGCGCAGTCCTTCGAGCTGCTGCCGAATCCGGAGTACTGGCAGCAGGACAAGCAGAATCTCCCGGGTGTGCGAATGCTGGCTTTCGCGGGAAATGACGGCGCGAACCTCGCCGCGATCAACGGCGACGTCGACTGGGCGCCGCAGTTCATGCCCGACATCCAGAAGACGTACGTCGATCGCGACCCGGAGCACCGCCACTACTGGTTCCCGCCCACCGGGGCCATGATCAACTGGCAGCTCAACACCACGAAGCCGATGTTCGAGGATCCGCAGGTGCGCAAGGCGCTGAGCCTCGCGGTCGACCGGGAGCAGGTCGTGAAGGTCGGCATGTCCGGCTACACTGAACCCGCCGACTGCAGCGGCCTGTCGGGCTCGTACAGCACGTGGAAGGACGAGTCGCTCCTCGGCTCGTGCGACTGGATCGGTCACGACCCCGAGAAGGCGGGCGAGATGCTCGACGAAGCCGGCTTCGAGGCGGGCGCGGACGGCAAGCGCACGACCCCGGACGGCGAGCCGTTCGCATTCAAGATCTCGGTCGGGTCCACCTCGACGGACTGGCTCTCCGTGGCGAACATCATCTCGCAGGACCTGGCGGACATCGGAGTGACGGCCACGGTCGATGCACCGGACTGGGCCGCGGTCACGGCCGCGTACGAGCAGGGCACGTTCGACACCGGCATCGTGTGGAGCGACAACGCTCCGACGCCCTACCAGTACTACCGCTCGCTCATGTCGAGCGAGACGCTGAAGCCGGTCGGAGAGCAGACGTTCTCGAACTACCACCGCTTCAGCGACCCCCAGGCGGATGAGCTGCTCGATCGGTTCTCGGCGGCGTCGGACGAGACCGCGCAGCACGAGATCGTCGATCAGCTGCAGGCGCTGTACAGCGAGGTCGCCCCCGTCGTCCCGCTGTTCCCGGGCCCGGAGTGGGGTGCCTACACCGACACCCGCTTCACGGGGTGGCCGACAGAGGACGACCCCTACGCGACGCTCGCGACGCGCTCTCCCACGACCGTCCTCGTGCTGACCTCCCTGCAGCCCGTCGACTGACAGCAGGGCGTTCGCGCCCCCGTCGGGGCTGGGTAGGACAACCCAGCCCCGACGGGGCGTGCCCTCCTGACGCGAAAGGAACCGTCATGAGATTCATCATGCGTCGGCTGGGGTTCTACCTCGTGGCGTTCTGGCTCTCGATCACCCTCAACTTCCTGCTGCCACGGCTCATGCCGGGCGATCCGGTCTCGAGGATGCTGTCCCGGTCACAGGGGCAGCTGGATCCCTCTCAGATCGACTCCCTGCGTCGGCTCCTCGGCGTGGACGAGCGGCCCTGGTGGCAGCAGTACCCCGAGTATCTGTGGCGCGTGCTCACCGGCGACCTCGGCATCTCGATCTCCCGCTTCCCGACGCCGGTCACCGACGTCATCGGCACTCAGCTGCCGTGGACGCTGCTGCTCGGATTCACCTCGTTGATCCTCGCCGTCATCATCGGCAACCTCCTCGGGATCATCGCCGCCTGGCGACGCGGCAGTTTCCTCGACTCGTTCGTGCCGCCGTTCCTGGTTTTCCTCGGATCCTTCCCGTACTTCTGGCTCGCGATGGGGCTCCTCTACGTCTTCGGCATCGCGCTGGGATGGGCACCGCTCAGCCACGCGTTCTCGGTGGGACTCGAGCCCTCGTTCAGCCCGGTGTTCCTCAGCGACGTCGCGGCCCACCTCGTCCTGCCCGCGCTCTCGATCGTCTTCGTCTCCGTCGGCGGATGGATGCTCGCGATGCGCAACACCATGATCGGCACGAACAGCGAGGACTACATCCTCATGGCGGAGGCGAAGGGGCTGCATCCGTCGCGCATCATGTTCGCCTACTCCGCCCGCAACGCGATGCTGCCGGCGGTGACGAACATCGGCATGAGCATCGGCTTCATCGTCGGCGGTGCGCTGCTGACCGAGGTCGTGTTCGCGTATCCGGGTGTCGGCTACCAGCTGATGGCCGCCGTGCAGGGCCTGGACTACCCGCTCATGCAGGGCATGTTCCTCACGATCACGGGGGCCGTGCTCCTCGCCAACTTCCTCATCGACATCATCTACGTCCGCCTCGACCCGCGCGTGCGGGTGTCCTGAGAGGGGAACACCATGGCAACCACGCAGACCGCGCTCATGGCGACCGCGCCGCGCAACCCCCGTGGCCTCGTCCGACTGCTGCGGAACCTGGGCCGCAACGGGAAGGCGGTGGCCGGCCTGGTCATCATCCTGCTGTTCGTCCTCAGCGCGCTCCTCGCGCCGGTGATCTTCCCCGAGGACCCTTCGCGCATCCTCGACGGCGGCGCGACCCCGCCGAACGGCGAGCATCTGCTCGGCACCACCGCGAAGGGGCAGGACGTGCTCGCCCTCACCCTGTGGGGCTCCCGGGCGTCGCTCTTCGTCGGCTTCACCGCGGGGCTGCTCGCGACGCTGGTCGCGGTGCTCATCGGGCTCGCGGGCGCGTACTTCGGAGGCGTCCTCGATGACCTCCTCAGCCTCGCGACCAATGTCTTCCTGCTGATTCCCGGGCTGCCGCTGCTCGTCATCCTGGCCGCGTTCCTGCCGCCCGGGCTCGGCACCGTGATCGTGGTGCTGACGATCACGGGCTGGGCCGGCGGTGCGCGCATCCTGCGCGCGCAGGGCATGTCGATTCGCGGGAAGGACTACGTCGCGGCGTCGATCGTCAGCGGCGAGCGGCCGCTGCGCATCATGCTGCGCGACATCCTGCCGAACATGGCCTCGATCGTCATGACGACTCTGCTCGGCTGCATCATCGGCTCGATCGGCGCTCAAGCGGGCCTGGAATTCCTCGGCCTCGGAGATTCCAACACCATCTCGTGGGGGACCAACCTCTTTTGGGCGACGAGCGACGGTTCGCTCATGCTCGGCCAGTGGTGGATCTTCGTCCCCTCCGGCTTAGCGATCGCGCTCATCGCCTTCGCGCTGTCGCTGTGCAACTACGCCGTGGATGAGATCACGAACCCGCGATTGCGGAAGCCGCGGCGCGCGGCGAGCGCGAGCGCCCCCACGCTCGTGACCATCGGGGACGCCGGAAGGGAGAGCCGCTCATGAGCGCGCTGCTCGAGATCGAAGACCTCGTCGTCGAATACGTCAGCGACGAGCGGGCCGTCCGAGGTGCGGATCGGGTCAGCGTGTCCATCGCACCCGGGGAGATCCTCGGACTCGCGGGGGAATCCGGATGCGGCAAGTCGACGGTCGCCAACGCGGTGATGCGCCTGCTCAAGGATCCCGCGCGGATCAGCGCGGGAGCCATCCGTTTCGACGGCCAGGACGTGCTCCGCATGAGCGCGCAGCAGCTGCGCGAGTGGCGGTGGCGGGAGACGGCGATGGTGTTCCAGTCCGCCATGAACTCGCTCAACCCCGTGATGCGCATTGGCGACCAGATCATCGACATCTTCACCACGCACGAGAGGATGTCGCGTTCGGCGGCGAGGGCCGAGGCCGTGCGTCTCATGGACCTCGTCCGGATCGATCCGGCGCGTCTGAGCGCGTACCCGCACCAGCTGTCCGGCGGTCAGCGCCAGCGCGTCGTCATCGCGATGGCCTGTGCGCTGCGACCGCGGCTGCTGATCCTCGACGAGCCCACGACGGCTCTCGACGTGGTGGTGCAGCAGGAGATCCTTGCGCAGATCAGGGAGCTGCAGCAGGAGCTCGGCTTCTCGGTGCTGTTCATCACGCACGACATGTCACTCATGCTCGAGCTGTCCGACCGCATCG encodes:
- a CDS encoding ABC transporter permease, coding for MATAPRNPRGLVRLLRNLGRNGKAVAGLVIILLFVLSALLAPVIFPEDPSRILDGGATPPNGEHLLGTTAKGQDVLALTLWGSRASLFVGFTAGLLATLVAVLIGLAGAYFGGVLDDLLSLATNVFLLIPGLPLLVILAAFLPPGLGTVIVVLTITGWAGGARILRAQGMSIRGKDYVAASIVSGERPLRIMLRDILPNMASIVMTTLLGCIIGSIGAQAGLEFLGLGDSNTISWGTNLFWATSDGSLMLGQWWIFVPSGLAIALIAFALSLCNYAVDEITNPRLRKPRRAASASAPTLVTIGDAGRESRS
- a CDS encoding ABC transporter substrate-binding protein — encoded protein: MISTRIRGRRLAGVLVAAAAATTLLLSGCTAGDAGDAGGDAASGPLLTIPREDMGTFSQNFNPFSPNAAPMTQQAIYESMIIYNPADGSTTPWLAESWEASDDGLSLTFHLRDGVKWSDGEPFSAKDVATTFGLQQKIVEGSFPYVSKVEAADDATVVFTFSEPFSPGLFEVGQQVIVPDHIWADQENPDKFENETPVGTGPYTEVSKFQAQSFELLPNPEYWQQDKQNLPGVRMLAFAGNDGANLAAINGDVDWAPQFMPDIQKTYVDRDPEHRHYWFPPTGAMINWQLNTTKPMFEDPQVRKALSLAVDREQVVKVGMSGYTEPADCSGLSGSYSTWKDESLLGSCDWIGHDPEKAGEMLDEAGFEAGADGKRTTPDGEPFAFKISVGSTSTDWLSVANIISQDLADIGVTATVDAPDWAAVTAAYEQGTFDTGIVWSDNAPTPYQYYRSLMSSETLKPVGEQTFSNYHRFSDPQADELLDRFSAASDETAQHEIVDQLQALYSEVAPVVPLFPGPEWGAYTDTRFTGWPTEDDPYATLATRSPTTVLVLTSLQPVD
- a CDS encoding ABC transporter ATP-binding protein; translation: MSALLEIEDLVVEYVSDERAVRGADRVSVSIAPGEILGLAGESGCGKSTVANAVMRLLKDPARISAGAIRFDGQDVLRMSAQQLREWRWRETAMVFQSAMNSLNPVMRIGDQIIDIFTTHERMSRSAARAEAVRLMDLVRIDPARLSAYPHQLSGGQRQRVVIAMACALRPRLLILDEPTTALDVVVQQEILAQIRELQQELGFSVLFITHDMSLMLELSDRIGVMYAGRIVELAPASVLKSGARHAYTQALLGAFPSISGPRKHLVGLAEGSRFTDIGDLVEVAPGHFVAPSDVELRTEGGR
- a CDS encoding ABC transporter permease, encoding MRFIMRRLGFYLVAFWLSITLNFLLPRLMPGDPVSRMLSRSQGQLDPSQIDSLRRLLGVDERPWWQQYPEYLWRVLTGDLGISISRFPTPVTDVIGTQLPWTLLLGFTSLILAVIIGNLLGIIAAWRRGSFLDSFVPPFLVFLGSFPYFWLAMGLLYVFGIALGWAPLSHAFSVGLEPSFSPVFLSDVAAHLVLPALSIVFVSVGGWMLAMRNTMIGTNSEDYILMAEAKGLHPSRIMFAYSARNAMLPAVTNIGMSIGFIVGGALLTEVVFAYPGVGYQLMAAVQGLDYPLMQGMFLTITGAVLLANFLIDIIYVRLDPRVRVS